The following are encoded together in the Microtus pennsylvanicus isolate mMicPen1 chromosome 8, mMicPen1.hap1, whole genome shotgun sequence genome:
- the Hrh1 gene encoding histamine H1 receptor isoform X3, translating to MSLLNTSTFEDKMCEGNRTAMASPQLLPLVVVLSSISLVTVGLNLLVLYAVHSERKLHTVGNLYIVSLSVADLIVGAVVMPMNILYLIMARWSLGRPLCLFWLSMDYVASTASIFSVFILCIDRYRSVQQPLRYLRYRTKTRASATILGAWFLSFLWVIPILGWHHFTPSPPVLQEDKCDTDFYNVTWFKVMTAIINFYLPTLLMLWFYVRIYKAVRQHCQHRQLTNGSLPSFLKIKSKSEDIKEDTKKPGKESPWGVLKRPSRDPSGGLDQKSTSEDPKKMNSPTVFSQEEDREAVTRHCFHLDITQAMAEGGGRDSETNDQALSQLKMNEQNLNACRRISETSEDQTLVDRQSFSRTTDSDPSTEPGPGRDKLRSGSNSGLDYIKITWKRLRSHSRQYVSGLHLNRERKAAKQLGFIMAAFILCWIPYFIFFMVIAFCTSCCSEPVHMFTIWLGYINSTLNPLIYPLCNENFKKTFKKILHIRP from the coding sequence ATGAGCCTTCTCAACACCTCAACCTTCGAAGACAAGATGTGTGAGGGGAACAGGACCGCCATGGCCAGCCCTCAGCTGCTGCCCCTGGTGGTGGTTCTAAGTAGCATCTCCCTGGTCACAGTGGGTCTCAACCTGCTGGTGCTCTATGCTGTGCACAGTGAGCGTAAGCTGCACACCGTGGGCAACCTGTACATTGTCAGCCTGTCGGTGGCAGACCTGATCGTAGGTGCCGTCGTCATGCCCATGAACATCCTTTATCTCATCATGGCCAGGTGGTCCCTGGGCCGCCCCCTTTGCCTCTTTTGGCTCTCCATGGATTATGTGGCCAGCacagcatccatcttcagtgtCTTCATCCTTTGTATTGATCGATACCGCTCCGTCCAGCAACCCCTCCGGTACCTGAGGTATCGCACCAAGACCCGCGCATCAGCCACCATCCTGGGGGCctggtttctctccttcctgtgggTTATACCCATTCTTGGCTGGCATCACTTcacaccctcacccccagtgctTCAGGAAGACAAGTGTGATACAGACTTCTACAATGTCACTTGGTTCAAGGTCATGACCGCCATCATCAACTTCTACCTCCCCACTTTGCTCATGCTGTGGTTCTATGTGAGGATCTACAAGGCCGTGCGGCAACACTGCCAGCACCGCCAGCTCACCAAtggctccctcccttccttcttaaaGATCAAGTCGAAGTCAGAGGATATCAAGGAGGATACCAAGAAACCTGGGAAAGAGTCTCCCTGGGGGGTCCTGAAAAGGCCATCAAGAGACCCTAGTGGAGGCCTGGATCAGAAATCGACATCCGAAGACCCCAAGAAGATGAACTCTCCGACTGTCTTCAGTCAAGAGGAGGATAGAGAAGCAGTCACGCGCCACTGTTTTCATCTTGACATCACACAGGCTATGGCTGAAGGGGGTGGCAGGGACTCAGAGACCAATGACCAGGCCCTGAGCCAGCTCAAAATGAATGAGCAGAACCTGAATGCTTGCCGGCGGATCAGTGAGACATCAGAGGACCAGACCTTGGTGGATCGACAGTCCTTCTCACGGACCACGGACTCTGACCCCAGCACAGAGCCAGGGCCGGGCAGAGACAAACTGAGAAGTGGATCTAACAGCGGCCTAGATTACATCAAGATCACCTGGAAGAGACTCCGCTCACATTCCAGACAGTATGTGTCTGGGCTGCACTTGAACCGAGAACGGAAGGCAGCCAAGCAGTTGGGTTTTATCATGGCGGCCTTCATCCTTTGCTGGATTCCCTACTTcatcttcttcatggtcattgcCTTTTGCACGAGCTGCTGCAGTGAACCCGTGCACATGTTCACCATCTGGCTGGGCTACATCAACTCCACGCTGAACCCCCTCATCTACCCCCTGTGCAACGAGAACTTCAAGAAGACATTCAAGAAAATTCTGCACATTCGCCCCTAA
- the Hrh1 gene encoding histamine H1 receptor isoform X1: protein MQTVNPASGWRCDLRAKLWVSTIFQILLNPQDTGWTPSLKAALVPMSLLNTSTFEDKMCEGNRTAMASPQLLPLVVVLSSISLVTVGLNLLVLYAVHSERKLHTVGNLYIVSLSVADLIVGAVVMPMNILYLIMARWSLGRPLCLFWLSMDYVASTASIFSVFILCIDRYRSVQQPLRYLRYRTKTRASATILGAWFLSFLWVIPILGWHHFTPSPPVLQEDKCDTDFYNVTWFKVMTAIINFYLPTLLMLWFYVRIYKAVRQHCQHRQLTNGSLPSFLKIKSKSEDIKEDTKKPGKESPWGVLKRPSRDPSGGLDQKSTSEDPKKMNSPTVFSQEEDREAVTRHCFHLDITQAMAEGGGRDSETNDQALSQLKMNEQNLNACRRISETSEDQTLVDRQSFSRTTDSDPSTEPGPGRDKLRSGSNSGLDYIKITWKRLRSHSRQYVSGLHLNRERKAAKQLGFIMAAFILCWIPYFIFFMVIAFCTSCCSEPVHMFTIWLGYINSTLNPLIYPLCNENFKKTFKKILHIRP from the coding sequence GGTGGACGCCATCGTTGAAGGCTGCCCTTGTGCCAATGAGCCTTCTCAACACCTCAACCTTCGAAGACAAGATGTGTGAGGGGAACAGGACCGCCATGGCCAGCCCTCAGCTGCTGCCCCTGGTGGTGGTTCTAAGTAGCATCTCCCTGGTCACAGTGGGTCTCAACCTGCTGGTGCTCTATGCTGTGCACAGTGAGCGTAAGCTGCACACCGTGGGCAACCTGTACATTGTCAGCCTGTCGGTGGCAGACCTGATCGTAGGTGCCGTCGTCATGCCCATGAACATCCTTTATCTCATCATGGCCAGGTGGTCCCTGGGCCGCCCCCTTTGCCTCTTTTGGCTCTCCATGGATTATGTGGCCAGCacagcatccatcttcagtgtCTTCATCCTTTGTATTGATCGATACCGCTCCGTCCAGCAACCCCTCCGGTACCTGAGGTATCGCACCAAGACCCGCGCATCAGCCACCATCCTGGGGGCctggtttctctccttcctgtgggTTATACCCATTCTTGGCTGGCATCACTTcacaccctcacccccagtgctTCAGGAAGACAAGTGTGATACAGACTTCTACAATGTCACTTGGTTCAAGGTCATGACCGCCATCATCAACTTCTACCTCCCCACTTTGCTCATGCTGTGGTTCTATGTGAGGATCTACAAGGCCGTGCGGCAACACTGCCAGCACCGCCAGCTCACCAAtggctccctcccttccttcttaaaGATCAAGTCGAAGTCAGAGGATATCAAGGAGGATACCAAGAAACCTGGGAAAGAGTCTCCCTGGGGGGTCCTGAAAAGGCCATCAAGAGACCCTAGTGGAGGCCTGGATCAGAAATCGACATCCGAAGACCCCAAGAAGATGAACTCTCCGACTGTCTTCAGTCAAGAGGAGGATAGAGAAGCAGTCACGCGCCACTGTTTTCATCTTGACATCACACAGGCTATGGCTGAAGGGGGTGGCAGGGACTCAGAGACCAATGACCAGGCCCTGAGCCAGCTCAAAATGAATGAGCAGAACCTGAATGCTTGCCGGCGGATCAGTGAGACATCAGAGGACCAGACCTTGGTGGATCGACAGTCCTTCTCACGGACCACGGACTCTGACCCCAGCACAGAGCCAGGGCCGGGCAGAGACAAACTGAGAAGTGGATCTAACAGCGGCCTAGATTACATCAAGATCACCTGGAAGAGACTCCGCTCACATTCCAGACAGTATGTGTCTGGGCTGCACTTGAACCGAGAACGGAAGGCAGCCAAGCAGTTGGGTTTTATCATGGCGGCCTTCATCCTTTGCTGGATTCCCTACTTcatcttcttcatggtcattgcCTTTTGCACGAGCTGCTGCAGTGAACCCGTGCACATGTTCACCATCTGGCTGGGCTACATCAACTCCACGCTGAACCCCCTCATCTACCCCCTGTGCAACGAGAACTTCAAGAAGACATTCAAGAAAATTCTGCACATTCGCCCCTAA
- the Hrh1 gene encoding histamine H1 receptor isoform X2, which yields MNPSHLGWTPSLKAALVPMSLLNTSTFEDKMCEGNRTAMASPQLLPLVVVLSSISLVTVGLNLLVLYAVHSERKLHTVGNLYIVSLSVADLIVGAVVMPMNILYLIMARWSLGRPLCLFWLSMDYVASTASIFSVFILCIDRYRSVQQPLRYLRYRTKTRASATILGAWFLSFLWVIPILGWHHFTPSPPVLQEDKCDTDFYNVTWFKVMTAIINFYLPTLLMLWFYVRIYKAVRQHCQHRQLTNGSLPSFLKIKSKSEDIKEDTKKPGKESPWGVLKRPSRDPSGGLDQKSTSEDPKKMNSPTVFSQEEDREAVTRHCFHLDITQAMAEGGGRDSETNDQALSQLKMNEQNLNACRRISETSEDQTLVDRQSFSRTTDSDPSTEPGPGRDKLRSGSNSGLDYIKITWKRLRSHSRQYVSGLHLNRERKAAKQLGFIMAAFILCWIPYFIFFMVIAFCTSCCSEPVHMFTIWLGYINSTLNPLIYPLCNENFKKTFKKILHIRP from the coding sequence GGTGGACGCCATCGTTGAAGGCTGCCCTTGTGCCAATGAGCCTTCTCAACACCTCAACCTTCGAAGACAAGATGTGTGAGGGGAACAGGACCGCCATGGCCAGCCCTCAGCTGCTGCCCCTGGTGGTGGTTCTAAGTAGCATCTCCCTGGTCACAGTGGGTCTCAACCTGCTGGTGCTCTATGCTGTGCACAGTGAGCGTAAGCTGCACACCGTGGGCAACCTGTACATTGTCAGCCTGTCGGTGGCAGACCTGATCGTAGGTGCCGTCGTCATGCCCATGAACATCCTTTATCTCATCATGGCCAGGTGGTCCCTGGGCCGCCCCCTTTGCCTCTTTTGGCTCTCCATGGATTATGTGGCCAGCacagcatccatcttcagtgtCTTCATCCTTTGTATTGATCGATACCGCTCCGTCCAGCAACCCCTCCGGTACCTGAGGTATCGCACCAAGACCCGCGCATCAGCCACCATCCTGGGGGCctggtttctctccttcctgtgggTTATACCCATTCTTGGCTGGCATCACTTcacaccctcacccccagtgctTCAGGAAGACAAGTGTGATACAGACTTCTACAATGTCACTTGGTTCAAGGTCATGACCGCCATCATCAACTTCTACCTCCCCACTTTGCTCATGCTGTGGTTCTATGTGAGGATCTACAAGGCCGTGCGGCAACACTGCCAGCACCGCCAGCTCACCAAtggctccctcccttccttcttaaaGATCAAGTCGAAGTCAGAGGATATCAAGGAGGATACCAAGAAACCTGGGAAAGAGTCTCCCTGGGGGGTCCTGAAAAGGCCATCAAGAGACCCTAGTGGAGGCCTGGATCAGAAATCGACATCCGAAGACCCCAAGAAGATGAACTCTCCGACTGTCTTCAGTCAAGAGGAGGATAGAGAAGCAGTCACGCGCCACTGTTTTCATCTTGACATCACACAGGCTATGGCTGAAGGGGGTGGCAGGGACTCAGAGACCAATGACCAGGCCCTGAGCCAGCTCAAAATGAATGAGCAGAACCTGAATGCTTGCCGGCGGATCAGTGAGACATCAGAGGACCAGACCTTGGTGGATCGACAGTCCTTCTCACGGACCACGGACTCTGACCCCAGCACAGAGCCAGGGCCGGGCAGAGACAAACTGAGAAGTGGATCTAACAGCGGCCTAGATTACATCAAGATCACCTGGAAGAGACTCCGCTCACATTCCAGACAGTATGTGTCTGGGCTGCACTTGAACCGAGAACGGAAGGCAGCCAAGCAGTTGGGTTTTATCATGGCGGCCTTCATCCTTTGCTGGATTCCCTACTTcatcttcttcatggtcattgcCTTTTGCACGAGCTGCTGCAGTGAACCCGTGCACATGTTCACCATCTGGCTGGGCTACATCAACTCCACGCTGAACCCCCTCATCTACCCCCTGTGCAACGAGAACTTCAAGAAGACATTCAAGAAAATTCTGCACATTCGCCCCTAA